The genome window agaaatttctgGGCCTCAAAACCTATGGTATTGTATTGCACATAAAAGGCAAAACCTATGTCATATAATCAGAAAATTCTGACAGGAAAGAATCAAAAGCCTTCTTAACCTCAAAGCCCATGATATTTGACACATAGAACCCAATCAAACAAACCTCGAAAAAACTAACCTAACAGAAACAATCAGCTTTCTTAGCCCcaccaaacaaaataaagtttCAGGCAGAAATATCAAACCCCAAGACACAAGTATCAAAATTTCCTAGGAATACTCACAGACCCATGAATTCCCTGATAATATAATCAAATCCCACATGACAGAAtcctataattttaaattagaaaaaaaaagggcacaCCTTTCTTGGCCAGCAGTGTCCCAAATCTGAGCCTTGATGACCTTGCCATCAATTTTCATACTCTTGGTAGCAAACTCTACCCCAATAGTAGATTTGGACTCCAAATTAAACTCGTTCCTCGTGAACCTCGAGAGCAAATTGGATTTTCCCACACCAGAATCACCAATCAAAACCAGTTTGAACAGGTAGTCATACTCATCCTCAGGTTTGTACACAGCCATGTATCAACCTACACTTTTTCTTTagttattagagagagagagagtaaacaGTTTTTGTTTGTTATAGTACTATGGAATTGGAAGTGTTAGgatccagagagagagagagagagtaaagcTGTGAAGGAAGGGATATGGTTTAACTATTTAggatttttattctcaaaaagtTGTTTACAGTTGAGTGTGTTCGTGTTTCGATTGATTTGGGGTTTGGGACTGTTGGAAATGGGCACTGACAAAGACTGTTACCAGGTTCGCTAGAATCTAGGAAGCGTGTATAAATGCCAAGATCATATATTATAACATCTCCCGCtattaaatagtaataaattaataaagctTGGTGCGCTCAAAGTTGCGGGAAAATTCTGATACGTTTATATATCCATAGTTTAAAAGcaccaccaaaaaataaaataaaataaaacataaattacACCTTTTTAAGTTGAaagtaattttatatttgatctatagaatttaaatattaaatattttaattcctaACTATATTGCGTAAATCCATTTTTTTcgacagaaaatattttttggttaagaAAAGAATATACTTTTAAGTATTTGTAGCATTCTTGACAATgcttaagaaaatattttcaaatttcaaattttaagtgtttgtttgcattttttaaattttttaaagaaaacataTTACCTactattttctcacattttctcacttttcaaacatatttatatatatatatatatatatataatacagagcaaaaaaagagaagaggttttgattaaaaaaaaaaaaaaaaaacgatatgGCTATTAATTTctaccaaaacaaacaaagcctacattgtacttttcttttttactccatttttttatttttgagaggTACTTTGCTTAATTTTCTATTGATGATATTACTATTAAATTCAAACCATACTTCCAATTTCCATGacttttaagggaacatcattttttgttttgtttaccttttaaaaatgtataagtttccaaaattacttttaaaaaaatttatcaaaaaattcaattagtaaattaataggggtataataagaacattagtaaattaatgacttttatttttagaaatagaacAATATTTTGGTATATCttaaaatggaatagagaacaaaaaaaatagtaggaatactattttttttaatgcatcaAACCATCTccaatatttttctattatagtttgtttggttgcaatttttttattagcacTATTTGATTACTATTCTTAGCTGAAAAAAAGGTTGATGGGCTGATTACAATTTGGCATCTTTGATTGGGGTGGTGCAATGCCCTAAACTTTTGGCTTTTTGGTAATGAAgcttgtaaggacacaattctctggcggcccaataaggatgttgggctcgcgtacaaaagatccctcacaatatgatttgtagagagtgggcttgaaaagctagccgctggtcacggggcgatgtccgatcctagctttagaggaattcaggtagaaaaaagggattgggcttgaacatttaagcccttagacgtcgcaccctatgggatgggactcctcggagtagatccgaggaccattgaggccttacccccgttatccaacgacggactttcttctgtgaagtccggtgttgttgagatgttctccccccacgtgatatttcttttttggaggtggaatgggcTCCTCTttcgatttacttactttcttcttttatactcgtctgcattcgttatccttcgtccacgtgtagggtcagtctttacaaacactgacatttgtcccatcagtccaatcccggaattgttggggatggtttgataaagctgcagagtgcggctctgtcaggcgctgggtcttatctggaggggtagtaaggataacctccccaaggtatcttggatctccttacgaattcgtccctataccagtttcacccctttgttctggtgggactatggatctgccgaggactacactgtcctcggctgcctcccaaaattcttttgtactctgcgttgtagagcttgggccacagctctcctcggattgggccttcggactctctaagggcaaatgggcctagtccacgaattgttgggccccacaatagcccctaaAAACCCTTCTGTctgacttccgggttggaaaggagggttttggcaaacccgggccctcaatatggcccatttagttTGACCCCGCATTGatgtgagcggtttcccaggaagtcagccggttttcaagggattccgtttaatccgctcgtgatctactcctgccgcttggatgtcccagacgcgcccttaaatGAATTCCCTTTACGAGGCACATTTATGTctggcggctcatctgataaggtggggaaacgGAACGGGCGCCTCTTTTCTCTTCAGATCCTTTTGGAAACTCTGAACGCATTTAATTCcatccgttttgcccttcctataagaaggcaagcaggtgGCAGTGACTTTCGTacagactcctctccttccttctgaaatctgaaatccGTATCCCCCTTTAGCGTCcacttagcccgtttgttatacatCATATCTGCATACGCCctccataacgaatgatgaaggaaacacgctcctcctcaaaacaccatattctgacaaaacttgaaatggctcggtcagggcaagggtggcgcagacttaagatctgtctcgcctctcttttagtcaaaatccgaagcaggggctcgtcatgtcgacttctcggcgtgactgagtcgagaacaaccaagaccagcaccacctGGCTCCTcgcgagcgtacctaatatggcaccagcgtgttaggagtcagggctgaggcaggggctaagtgcttctgcttttccctcttttgctccttttctttctttttatctcttctctcttcttctcctccttccttactcatgtcttccatcttcttcattgatttcttccttactatttccttcttcttcgttctcttttttttttgaagtgagttcttctcttagtatgagcaacagTGAGGCAgggattggagagactttgaagacaagtttaaaaggcgcttgaccgtttgcttatctgtactgtggatgttagtactgcttcggcagcccctcttttgtataggcttgttgaagcctctttttgtacattgtaataatttttcatattaataaaagttgtttctatttcactttgcatgttctgtctctttgtttttataaatttgcaagtgctgctcggctcaataataccgcatctaaatcaatgacgactaagaccaaaatacttaataataaaaagatgttgccataattttaatagaagtgcttggcacaataaggcagaccagtaaaaagtaatacttaccccctgctagccgaggagagaaacgaaggcttgatgccgtgtgagggaTAACCATTTGAAAAACATACCGCCCACTaaatgaacagccctcttaggccattgaatactggggcgttccaccaccttccttgcAATTTGTtgtccttaaccttttatggtgtttaagtcGTGGGTCAAGTGatctgacatttttatcaagtagcccaccCTATGAAatccaaaccttttcttatccaagcaGTTGATTTCcccaggcttgagtccgaggaccatacaaggccttggttctgtccaaaacttcgtaataataataatttttgtacttggtttccccataggcttgagtccgaggaccatgcaaggccttggttctgtccaaaacttgcaataataataatttttgtacttggtttccccataggcttgagtccgaggaccatgcaaggccttggttctgtccaaaactcgtaataataataatttttgtacttggtttccccataggcttgagtccgaggaccatgcaaagccttggttctgtccaaaactttatgctctttcctcaggtgtctcataatCTGCCGAGCAGGTAGTTGTCCTTGGCAAaggttattccttggtgtgggccatagtccgtgggcttccatgcagaacgggcctgagccgcgaatttattaggcccacagatttagaggcatttccgtagtctttggtcacgcggtactttttggcgtcccagtattcgaggtgcgccttcacgaggctcctttaatctcagggttgcagacggcattggaaatcgagccggagacattttgtctgtagcgttccttgggatgctgcgtgaattaaatgccatcacctcatcttttaaataaataggagagaaagttgctttaccttCGCACGAATTCTTCAATCTCCtctcttagtacatcatgtttgaggcgaggattggggcaaaggagctctctccgccacaaaagcgtcgtgtcttcctgagactccagatagtgaggtacgggccaaggaggcgtagacttaagagaatatttcagttcgagagaggggaaaggatgtttctccctcttttagtcaaaatccgaagcaggttctggtcatgccagatttttggtatgcccgaagaaggaatttccgccatcagcaccgtctgccttgtagcaggcaaatttctgcgggggcttcccaacttccggctccctgcatcttttctgtagatggtgttagcctgaggtcaggttctttggctgcctgagttatgggcatgtagaagcgtcgaggaatagtttccttagacgacatcttggaacagtagccaacctctcctctgagatatctcctcggcatcatcctcactcttttgtacttttcttttgcttacgcagttaactctaacgtaagcttgtttcagcttttattgtacactgtactgttcttttgtcttaataaaagatgcgtttgtttctttatacatacttttttttttttttttgcaacgaCCACTTTGGGTCagaatattaagtctaagcctgcccTTAACAGTATTCTGGGCAGAAGAACACTTTAGcacaaacccttattagtttaaactcgcaaatattatcaagtataacaatggtaatcttcaatagattaaattcatggaactaaccgagatagttGTTGAGTGCCgcgcgatgcacgctagactAATTCCCGAGAAtgataaactctaaacaattcgtctgagatgatagtcgagtagCGAAGGACTTTGTGCTTTCGGGCAATATGCTGTACCGTAGCGCATCATTCCCTTTGGTacgggggatccgagggtagactggggaacccgtgcaattaagggattgacccaaccgttaacgagaagttctcttcggatggatcttgaggtttacgtgccatagtacttggtttccccataggcttgagtccgtggacctgcaaggccttggttctgtccaaaacttatgatcttttatgtacttggtttccccataggcttgagtccgaggaccatgcaaggccttggttctgtccaaaacttatgatctttttatgtacttggtttccccataggcttgagtccgaggaccatgcaaggccttggttctgtccaaaacttatgatctttttatgtacttggtttccccataggcttgagtccgaggaccatgcaaggccttggttctgtccaaaacttatgatcttttatgtacttggtttccccataggcttgagtccgaggaccatgcaaggccttggttctgtccaaaacttatgatcttttatgtacttggtttccccataggcttgagtccgaggaccatgcaaggccttggttctgtccaaaacttatgatctttttatgtacttggtttccccataggcttgagtccgaggaccatgcaaggccttggttctgtccaaaacttatgatcttttagtacttggtttccccataggcttgagtatgaggatctttttatgtacttgttccccataggcttgagtccgtggaccatgcaagcctggttctgtccaaaacttatgatcctttatgtacttggtttccccataggcttgagtccgaggaccatgcaaggccttggttctgtccaaaacttatgatcttttttatgtacttggtttccccataggcttgagtccgaggaccatgcaaggccttggttctgtccaaaacttatgatttttatgtacttggtttccccataggcttgagtccgaggaccatgcaaggccttggttctgtccaaacttatgatctttttattgACTTGtttcccccataggcttgagttccgAGGACCacacaaggccttggttctgtccaaaacttgtaatttttctcttaagtagtttgtttcccccataggcttgagtccgaggaccatacaaggccttggttctgtccaaaacttgtagtttttcttttaagtagttggtttccccataggcttgagtccgaggaccatacaaggccttggttctgtccaaaacttgtaatttttcttttaagtaattggtttccccataggcttgagtttgaggaccatacatggccttggttctgtccaaaacttgtaatttttctcttaagtagttggtttccccataggcttgagtccgaggaccatacaaggccttggttctgtccaaaacttNNNNNNNNNNNNNNNNNNNNNNNNNNNNNNNNNNNNNNNNNNNNNNNNNNNNNNNNNNNNNNNNNNNNNNNNNNNNNNNNNNNNNNNNNNNNNNNNNNNNNNNNNNNNNNNNNNNNNNNNNNNNNNNNNNNNNNNNNNNNNNNNNNNNNNNNNNNNNNNNNNNNNNNNNNNNNNNNNNNNNNNNNNNNNNNNNNNNNNNNNNNNNNNNNNNNNNNNNNNNNNNNNNNNNNNNNNNNNNNNNNNNNNNNNNNNNNNNNNNNNNNNNNNNNNNNNNNNNNNNNNNNNNNNNNNNNNNNNNNNNNNNNNNNNNNNNNNNNNNNNNNNNNNNNNNNNNNNNNNNNNNNNNNNNNNNNNNNNNNNNNNNNNNNNNNNNNNNNNNNNNNNNNNNNNNNNNNNNNNNNNNNNNNNNNNNNNNNNNNNNNNNNNNNNNNNNNNNNNNNNNNNNNNNNNNNNNNNNNNNNNNNNNNNNNNNNNNNNNNNNNNNNNNNNNNNNNNNNNNNNNNNNNNNNNNNNNNNNNNNNNNNNNNNNNNNNNNNNNNNNNNNNNNNNNNNNNNNNNNNNNNNNNNNNNNNNNNNNNNNNNNNNNNNNNNNNNNNNNNNNNNNNNNNNNNNNNNNNNNNNNNNNNNNNNNNNNNNNNNNNNNNNNNNNNNNNNNNNNNNNNNNNNNNNNNNNNNNNNNNNNNNNNNNNNNNNNNNNNNNNNNNNNNNNNNNNNNNNNNNNNNNNNNNNNNNNNNNNNNNNNNNNNNNNNNNNNNNNNNNNNNNNNNNNNNNNNNNNNNNNNNNNNNNNNNNNNNNNNNNNNNNNNNNNNNNNNNNNNNNNNNNNNNNNNNNNNNNNNNNNNNNNNNNNNNNNNNNNNNNNNNNNNNNNNNNNNNNNNNNNNNNNNNNNNNNNNNNNNNNNNNNNNNNNNNNNNNNNNNNNNNNNNNNNNNNNNNNNNNNNNNNNNNNNNNNNNNNNNNNNNNNNNNNNNNNNNNNNNNNNNNNNNNNNNNNNNNNNNNNACTGAAAactattaatgtttttattaggATTGCATCGGTGCGATTGATGGCACACATGTGACAGCGGTTGTACCTACTGAGAAGTCCATTCCATACTTTGGAAGAAAGGGATATCCAACCCAAAATGTGATGGCTGCATGTGATTTTGATATGTTATTCACATTTGTTTTGCCTGGATGGGAAGGTGCAGCACACGacactcacatttttcttgataCTATTCGTAAACAGAGTAACAACTTTCCGCATCCACCACCAGGtttgtaattggttaatcaaTTGTTCATTATAATTACATATTATATGAGTGTGTtaaaacaattgaattttttttttctagggaaATATTATGTAGTTGATTCTGGATACCCAATGATGAAAGGTTATTTGGCACCATACAAAGGGATATCATACCATCTTCAAGACTTTCGAAGGAGAGGTGGAAGCCCTAGAACTAGACATGAAAAATTTAATCATGCTCACTCATCTCTTCGATGTACGATTGAGCGCACTTTTGGTGTGTGGAAGAATAAATGGAGAATTATCAGAAACATGCCATCTTTTCCATTCCATATCCAAATACTTATTGTATCTGCTACTATGGCTCTTCATAATTTTGTTAGACTAAATGATAGGGATGATAGGGGCTTCATAAATGCCAATCGAGATTCAATTTctagaagagaaaataatagTGAAGCAGATAGCAGTTATGAGCAGAATTTAGGATCTTTAACAAACCCTGCAATGGTGGTTCTTCGTGATTCCATTGCTAATTCCATTTGGGGGGATAATAATTAGtagttgtcttttttttataatatcctgtagtacaatttaaacttgggttattggtatgtattttatcatcttttttatatttttgtgttgtacaatttaaacttagattattgatatgtattttatatgtttttacatttttatgtagtacaatttaaacttagaTTATTGgtgtatattttatcatctttttacatttttattttgtgcttcaTGTTGATggaaattatttagatttaattaatattattattattattgtttagtaagtatatgaaatagataatttaataagtatgaaataaactcacatccacaaaaaaaaaaaaaaataataaaaaataaaaaatgtttgaaataaattcccttatatatacattatcctttttggtcatttacccctcaaaaagccacttttaacaatttttaccaaacactcagctttttcattatgtactttttaataacttttaccaaacactcagcttt of Quercus lobata isolate SW786 chromosome 8, ValleyOak3.0 Primary Assembly, whole genome shotgun sequence contains these proteins:
- the LOC115956898 gene encoding protein ALP1-like, which codes for MAACDFDMLFTFVLPGWEGAAHDTHIFLDTIRKQSNNFPHPPPGKYYVVDSGYPMMKGYLAPYKGISYHLQDFRRRGGSPRTRHEKFNHAHSSLRCTIERTFGVWKNKWRIIRNMPSFPFHIQILIVSATMALHNFVRLNDRDDRGFINANRDSISRRENNSEADSSYEQNLGSLTNPAMVVLRDSIANSIWGDNN